The following proteins are co-located in the Lagenorhynchus albirostris chromosome 2, mLagAlb1.1, whole genome shotgun sequence genome:
- the GJB5 gene encoding gap junction beta-5 protein codes for MNWGIFEGLLSGVNKYSTAFGRIWLSLVFIFRVLVYLVTAERVWSDDHKDFDCDTRQPGCSNVCFDEFFPVSHVRLWALQLILVTCPSLLVVMHVAYREAQEKKHQEAAGKNGGRLYPDPGKKRGGLWWTYVCSLVFKAGVDAAFLYVFHSFYPKYTLPRVVRCHVAPCPSTVDCFISKPTEKNIFTLFMVIMAVVCIVLNLVELAYLVNKRYRECLLVRKARATGLGHRRNWATASSKQDDLRLGDLTFLGSDAPPPLSPDHPRDHVNKTIL; via the coding sequence ATGAACTGGGGGATCTTCGAGGGGCTCCTGAGCGGGGTCAACAAGTACTCCACAGCCTTCGGGCGCATCTGGCTGTCCCTGGTCTTCATCTTCCGCGTGCTGGTGTACCTGGTGACGGCCGAGCGCGTGTGGAGTGATGACCACAAAGACTTCGACTGTGACACTCGCCAGCCGGGCTGCTCCAACGTCTGCTTCGACGAGTTCTTCCCCGTGTCCCACGTGCGCCTCTGGGCCCTGCAGCTCATCCTGGTCACGTGCCCCTCGCTGCTCGTGGTCATGCACGTGGCCTACCGCGAGGCCCAGGAGAAGAAGCACCAAGAGGCAGCAGGGAAGAACGGCGGGCGCCTCTACCCGGACCCCGGCAAGAAGCGGGGCGGGCTCTGGTGGACGTACGTCTGCAGCCTGGTGTTCAAGGCCGGCGTGGATGCCGCCTTCCTCTACGTGTTCCACTCGTTCTACCCCAAATACACCCTCCCTCGCGTGGTCAGGTGCCACGTGGCTCCGTGTCCCAGTACGGTGGACTGCTTCATCTCCAAGCCCACGGAGAAGAACATCTTCACTCTCTTCATGGTGATCATGGCCGTCGTTTGCATCGTGCTCAACCTGGTGGAGCTGGCCTACTTGGTGAACAAGAGGTACCGGGAGTGCCTGCTGGTGAGGAAAGCCCGGGCCACGGGCCTGGGCCACCGCCGGAACTGGGCCACCGCTTCCTCCAAACAGGACGACCTCCGCTTGGGCGACCTCACCTTTCTGGGCTCAGACgctccccctcctctctcaccAGACCACCCTCGAGACCACGTGAATAAAACCATCCTGTGA